A DNA window from Bradyrhizobium sp. CCBAU 53421 contains the following coding sequences:
- a CDS encoding nucleoside-diphosphate sugar epimerase/dehydratase yields MTRLSQFTLRNFLILAHDALATTFALLASFYLRFEGSLLTDRLPHLLRILPWFVLFSIVVSYFSNLTTAKWRFTSLPDAVNILRVAAVLTLALVVVDYVYFFTGANSPSPVFLGRVTIILFFFLEVFALSALRLGYRYFRYSRTRLHARSDNAASALLVGRTADAEVVLRGIENGAIKRLWPVGVLSPSAADRGQMIRNIPVVGGVDDIEAVIRDFETRQRPIKRVVMTPSAFEPDAHPESVLMRAKRLGLMVSRLPSLEGGDAPRLTNVAVEDLLLRPSQKIDYARLEALVKGKSVIVTGGGGSIGAEICDRVATFGAARLLVVENSEPALYAVTEALSERDSGPEIEGRIADIRDRERITRLMSEFKPDIVFHAAALKHVPILERDWSEGVKTNIFGSVNVADAARAAGASAMVMISTDKAIEPVSMLGLTKRFAEMYCQAMDHDLMTEAKGKAHMRLISVRFGNVLASNGSVVPKFKAQIEAGGPITVTHPDMVRYFMTIREACDLVITAATHAMTPARPDVSVYVLNMGQPVKIVDLAERMIRLSGLQPGVDVEIVFSGIRPGERLNEILFASQEPTLEIGVAGVMAAKPNQPPMSTLRKWLAALEDAIERDDRVTIRAVLQDAVPEFGSNAA; encoded by the coding sequence ATGACGCGCCTTTCACAATTCACCCTGCGCAACTTCCTGATTCTGGCACATGACGCGCTCGCGACGACGTTTGCGTTGCTGGCGAGCTTCTATCTGCGCTTCGAAGGCAGCCTGCTGACCGACCGGCTGCCGCATTTGCTGCGCATCCTGCCCTGGTTCGTGCTGTTCAGCATCGTGGTCAGCTATTTCTCCAACCTGACCACGGCGAAATGGCGCTTCACCTCGCTGCCGGATGCGGTGAACATCCTGCGGGTCGCAGCGGTGCTGACGCTGGCGCTGGTCGTGGTGGACTACGTCTACTTCTTCACCGGGGCAAATTCGCCAAGTCCGGTGTTCCTCGGACGGGTCACGATCATCCTGTTCTTCTTCCTTGAGGTGTTCGCGCTGAGCGCGCTGCGCCTCGGCTATCGCTACTTCCGCTATTCGCGCACGCGTCTTCACGCGCGGTCCGACAATGCCGCGTCGGCGCTGCTGGTCGGACGCACGGCCGACGCGGAAGTCGTGCTGCGCGGCATCGAGAACGGCGCCATCAAGCGGCTTTGGCCGGTCGGCGTGCTCTCGCCGTCGGCCGCGGACCGCGGCCAGATGATCCGCAACATTCCCGTGGTCGGCGGCGTCGATGACATCGAAGCGGTGATTCGGGATTTCGAGACCCGCCAGCGGCCGATCAAGCGCGTGGTCATGACACCGTCGGCGTTCGAGCCGGACGCGCATCCGGAAAGCGTGCTGATGCGCGCCAAGCGGCTTGGCCTGATGGTGAGCCGCCTGCCATCGCTGGAGGGCGGCGACGCACCGCGGCTCACCAATGTCGCGGTCGAAGACCTCTTGCTGCGCCCGAGCCAGAAGATCGACTACGCGCGGCTCGAGGCGCTGGTGAAGGGCAAGTCCGTCATCGTGACCGGCGGCGGCGGTTCGATCGGTGCCGAGATCTGCGACCGGGTCGCGACCTTCGGCGCGGCGCGCCTCCTGGTCGTTGAGAACTCGGAGCCGGCGCTCTATGCGGTCACCGAGGCGCTGTCCGAGCGCGACAGCGGGCCCGAGATCGAGGGCCGGATCGCCGACATCAGGGACCGCGAGCGCATCACGCGCCTGATGAGCGAGTTCAAGCCCGACATCGTGTTCCATGCCGCGGCGCTCAAGCATGTGCCGATCCTCGAACGCGACTGGAGCGAGGGGGTCAAGACCAACATCTTCGGGTCGGTAAACGTCGCCGATGCGGCGCGTGCCGCCGGCGCGAGCGCGATGGTGATGATCTCGACCGACAAGGCGATCGAGCCGGTGTCGATGCTCGGTCTGACCAAGCGGTTCGCCGAGATGTACTGCCAGGCGATGGATCACGACCTGATGACCGAGGCCAAGGGCAAGGCGCACATGCGGCTGATCTCGGTGCGGTTCGGCAACGTGCTGGCGTCGAACGGGTCCGTGGTGCCGAAGTTCAAGGCCCAGATCGAGGCCGGCGGACCGATCACGGTCACCCATCCGGACATGGTCCGCTATTTCATGACGATTCGCGAAGCCTGCGATCTCGTGATCACCGCGGCGACGCACGCAATGACGCCGGCGCGGCCCGACGTCTCGGTCTATGTGCTGAACATGGGGCAGCCGGTGAAGATCGTCGATCTCGCCGAGCGGATGATCCGCCTGTCGGGCCTGCAACCGGGCGTCGACGTCGAGATCGTGTTCAGCGGTATCCGTCCCGGCGAGCGGCTGAACGAGATCTTGTTCGCAAGCCAGGAGCCGACGCTCGAAATCGGCGTCGCCGGCGTCATGGCCGCCAAGCCGAACCAGCCTCCGATGTCGACGCTGCGCAAGTGGCTCGCGGCGCTGGAAGATGCGATCGAGAGAGATGACCGCGTGACCATCCGTGCCGTCCTTCAGGACGCCGTGCCCGAGTTCGGGTCGAATGCCGCCTGA
- a CDS encoding glycosyltransferase family 4 protein — MPSSRKVVVASQHYPPDHSTTAAIMSAIAERIAQEADVVVVSGMPGSARAPMPGRPVVVEIRNRLPGKAALIKRALAEALFTVRMFFALLSRLKRGDVALTVTAPFALPYAVAAAARLKGAKSALIMHDLFPDVLVMAGLLRPSSLVARAMRAINALMFRALNAVIVIGRDAETLLLRYRGMTPDKIRFIPNWATLAPGNRPVSPDNPFRKAIAARFVVGLSGNLGFTHDPDIVFEAARLLRDEREIHFLLSGWGMGFARLKQMQAEAQLANVTLVERVADSELDALLSSADVWLIPYRKDVAGVSVPSRFYNLLAAGRPVILVSEPEAEAALTVSENRLGWVVTPGRPDQLADAVRLASQSQDAEMAGRAVATARTFSPERALSSYAALVAELLSNRDVERTA; from the coding sequence ATGCCCAGTTCTCGAAAAGTCGTGGTCGCCAGCCAGCACTATCCGCCGGACCACAGCACGACCGCCGCGATCATGTCCGCGATCGCCGAACGGATCGCGCAGGAGGCGGACGTGGTGGTGGTGTCGGGGATGCCGGGCTCGGCGAGGGCGCCGATGCCGGGGCGGCCCGTCGTGGTCGAGATCAGGAATCGGCTGCCGGGAAAGGCGGCGCTGATCAAGCGTGCGCTGGCCGAGGCGCTGTTCACGGTGCGGATGTTCTTTGCGCTGTTGTCGCGGCTCAAGCGGGGCGACGTGGCGCTGACGGTGACCGCTCCCTTCGCGCTGCCCTATGCGGTTGCCGCCGCCGCGAGGTTGAAGGGCGCCAAGTCGGCTTTGATCATGCACGACCTGTTTCCGGATGTGCTCGTGATGGCCGGGCTGCTGCGGCCGTCCTCGCTGGTTGCGCGGGCGATGCGCGCGATCAACGCGCTGATGTTCCGGGCCTTGAACGCCGTCATCGTGATCGGCCGCGACGCCGAGACGTTGCTGCTGCGCTATCGCGGCATGACACCGGACAAGATCAGGTTCATCCCGAACTGGGCGACGCTCGCCCCCGGCAATCGTCCCGTCAGCCCCGATAATCCGTTCCGCAAGGCGATCGCCGCCCGCTTCGTCGTCGGCCTGTCCGGCAATCTCGGCTTCACCCACGATCCGGATATCGTCTTTGAGGCCGCGCGGTTGTTGCGCGACGAGCGCGAAATCCATTTCCTGCTGTCGGGATGGGGCATGGGCTTTGCGCGCTTGAAGCAGATGCAGGCCGAGGCGCAGCTCGCCAACGTCACGCTGGTCGAGCGCGTCGCGGATAGTGAGCTCGATGCGCTGCTCTCCAGCGCCGACGTCTGGCTGATCCCCTATCGCAAGGACGTTGCCGGCGTCTCGGTACCGAGCCGGTTCTACAATCTGCTCGCCGCCGGCCGGCCCGTCATCCTGGTGTCCGAGCCCGAGGCCGAGGCCGCGCTCACCGTCAGCGAGAACCGGCTGGGCTGGGTCGTCACGCCGGGAAGGCCCGATCAACTCGCCGATGCCGTCAGGCTGGCGTCGCAATCGCAGGACGCCGAGATGGCCGGGCGCGCCGTCGCGACCGCGCGGACCTTCAGTCCCGAGCGGGCGCTGTCGAGCTATGCCGCGCTTGTTGCGGAGCTGTTATCCAATCGCGATGTGGAGCGGACGGCATGA
- a CDS encoding NAD-dependent epimerase/dehydratase family protein, with amino-acid sequence MNDRRPTVLVTGASGFVGRHVVPELEQNGWMVRRAVRTSPQDANDVVIGSLSPATDWRAALEGVDAVVHLAARVHQQSDEQAIELYRNVNIEGTLHLARSAVAAGVRDFIFVSTILVHGRSNYGRPPFREDDVLTPRGLYGNSKAAAEVGLKEIVPGSGMRVTVIRPPLIYGAGAKGNFALLKRAVLNRMPLPLAFVKNRRAFLSAENLASFILYRLSRPGNDFDVFLVADREQVSTREFVERLARAAETSPRLFWLPLPLLKLSLTVGGRKEAYDSLFASLELDLSKVASTGWQQPISLDEGLRRALSRTDI; translated from the coding sequence ATGAATGATCGTCGCCCGACGGTACTGGTCACGGGTGCGAGCGGCTTCGTCGGTCGCCATGTGGTGCCCGAGCTGGAGCAGAACGGCTGGATGGTGCGACGCGCGGTGCGCACCTCGCCGCAGGATGCAAACGACGTGGTGATCGGCTCGCTCAGTCCGGCCACGGACTGGCGCGCCGCGCTCGAGGGCGTGGACGCCGTCGTTCATCTCGCCGCTCGCGTTCACCAGCAGTCCGACGAACAGGCGATCGAGCTCTATCGCAACGTCAATATCGAAGGCACGCTGCATCTGGCGCGTTCGGCGGTCGCGGCGGGCGTTCGGGACTTCATTTTTGTCAGCACGATCCTGGTGCATGGCCGCAGCAATTACGGGCGCCCGCCGTTTCGCGAGGACGACGTCCTGACGCCCCGCGGCCTCTACGGAAACTCGAAGGCGGCCGCCGAAGTCGGTCTGAAGGAGATCGTGCCGGGCAGCGGCATGAGGGTGACCGTGATCAGGCCGCCGCTGATCTACGGCGCCGGGGCGAAGGGAAACTTCGCCCTGCTCAAGCGCGCGGTGCTCAACCGCATGCCGCTTCCGCTCGCCTTCGTGAAGAATCGCCGCGCGTTCCTGTCGGCGGAAAACCTGGCGTCGTTCATCCTGTATCGGTTGTCACGGCCGGGAAATGATTTCGACGTGTTTCTGGTCGCCGACCGCGAGCAGGTCTCGACCCGGGAGTTCGTCGAGCGGCTGGCCCGCGCGGCGGAAACCTCACCGCGCCTGTTCTGGTTGCCGTTGCCGCTCCTGAAGCTGTCGCTCACGGTAGGCGGCCGCAAGGAAGCCTATGACAGCCTGTTCGCCTCGCTTGAACTTGATCTGTCCAAGGTCGCGAGCACCGGATGGCAGCAGCCGATCAGCCTCGATGAGGGGCTGAGGCGCGCGCTGAGCCGAACGGATATCTAG